From one Actinomycetota bacterium genomic stretch:
- a CDS encoding ammonium transporter encodes MDSGDTAWILVSAALVMFMTPGLAFFYGGLVRSKNVLATIMHAFVALGVVTITWTVVGYTLAFGPDIAGIVGGLDFFGFKDVTGEPSDYAPTVPHIAFAIFQMMFAIITPALIAGAFAERMRFSAYVAFIAAWSILVYAPVAHWVWGGGFLGADGIGALDFAGGTVVHINAGAAALVAALMVGRRRGWPSDAGGMLPHNIPFVVLGASMLWFGWFGFNGGSALASNGDAAVAFSVTHIATAAAIFGWILPEWRQHGKPTAVGAATGAVAGLVAVTPAAGFIRPWSAIILGFVSGAVCYYAVRLKWRWRYDDSLDVVGVHFVGGIVGALLTGVFATEDGLVYGGGVAQLGRQAAGVVITIVWAVVATFVILKVIDIAVGLRVDEDAETTGLDLSQHGEGAYVA; translated from the coding sequence ATCGACAGCGGGGACACGGCGTGGATCCTCGTATCCGCGGCTCTCGTCATGTTCATGACCCCCGGGCTCGCCTTCTTCTACGGCGGCCTCGTGCGGTCCAAGAACGTGCTCGCGACGATCATGCACGCGTTCGTCGCGCTGGGTGTCGTCACGATCACCTGGACGGTGGTCGGGTACACCCTGGCGTTCGGACCCGATATCGCCGGGATCGTCGGCGGGCTCGACTTCTTCGGGTTCAAGGACGTGACCGGCGAGCCCAGCGACTACGCGCCGACGGTCCCCCATATCGCCTTCGCGATCTTCCAGATGATGTTCGCGATCATCACCCCCGCGCTCATCGCCGGCGCCTTCGCGGAGAGGATGAGGTTCTCGGCCTACGTCGCCTTCATCGCTGCATGGTCCATCCTCGTCTACGCGCCGGTCGCCCACTGGGTGTGGGGCGGCGGGTTCCTCGGGGCCGACGGGATCGGTGCGTTGGACTTCGCCGGCGGCACCGTCGTCCACATCAACGCCGGGGCCGCGGCGCTCGTCGCGGCGCTCATGGTGGGTCGGCGACGGGGGTGGCCGTCGGACGCGGGAGGGATGCTTCCCCACAACATCCCGTTCGTCGTGCTCGGAGCGTCGATGCTGTGGTTCGGGTGGTTCGGCTTCAACGGCGGCAGCGCGCTCGCATCGAACGGGGACGCGGCCGTGGCCTTCTCCGTCACCCACATCGCTACCGCTGCGGCCATCTTCGGGTGGATCCTGCCCGAGTGGCGCCAGCACGGTAAGCCCACCGCGGTCGGTGCGGCGACCGGGGCGGTCGCCGGTCTCGTGGCGGTGACGCCCGCGGCCGGGTTCATCCGCCCGTGGTCGGCGATCATCCTGGGCTTCGTCTCGGGGGCCGTCTGCTACTACGCGGTTCGCCTGAAGTGGCGCTGGCGGTACGACGACTCGCTCGACGTCGTCGGCGTTCACTTCGTCGGCGGCATCGTCGGTGCCCTGCTGACCGGGGTCTTCGCGACCGAGGATGGACTCGTGTACGGGGGAGGGGTGGCCCAGCTGGGACGGCAGGCCGCCGGTGTCGTCATCACGATCGTCTGGGCGGTCGTCGCCACCTTCGTCATCCTGAAGGTCATAGACATCGCCGTGGGACTGCGCGTGGACGAGGATGCGGAGACGACCGGGTTGGATCTCTCGCAGCACGGCGAGGGAGCCTACGTCGCGTAG
- a CDS encoding wax ester/triacylglycerol synthase family O-acyltransferase: MSGYERLSPQDATFLHLENNHTHMHVASVTIFEGGAVDYQEALDSVRSRLHLVPRFRQKLAFVPFGQGRPVWVDDPHFNLEYHVRHTALPSPGTEEQLKKLAGRLMSQQLDRSKPLWEIWLVDGLAGDRFAMIAKTHHCMIDGISGADITAVLLDATPEPPHLEPPAWAPRPMPAPAELLAEAIVERMTEPAEILRGLRATVRAPRRVVRQVADALGGLGALAWAGLNPAPPTPLNVPIGPHRRYEYVRASLADFKTIKNSLGGTVNDVVLGVVSGALRRWLIHRNVDVRGLEMKAMVPVSIRADHERGALGNRVSAMIAPLPVYEPDPVRRLNIITQQMQDLKDSKQVVGADVITQLSGFAPPTILGQAARLQAAQRFFNLLVTNVPGPQFPLYSVGRELLDLFPMAPLAANQALGVAVMSYNGSMGFGLIADYDSMGDVGVIAEGIEKSIAELLGEAEPAPTNGSRRPRRRETIEVRSPG; this comes from the coding sequence ATGAGCGGATACGAGCGGCTGTCGCCGCAGGACGCGACGTTCCTGCACCTCGAGAACAACCACACGCACATGCACGTGGCCTCCGTGACGATCTTCGAGGGCGGGGCCGTCGACTACCAGGAGGCGCTGGACTCGGTCCGGAGCCGCCTGCACCTCGTCCCCCGGTTCCGGCAGAAGCTCGCGTTCGTGCCGTTCGGGCAAGGTCGTCCGGTCTGGGTGGACGACCCCCACTTCAACCTCGAGTACCACGTCCGCCACACCGCGCTCCCCTCTCCTGGGACCGAGGAGCAGCTCAAGAAGCTGGCCGGACGGCTGATGTCCCAACAGCTGGACCGCTCCAAGCCCCTCTGGGAGATCTGGCTGGTGGACGGCCTCGCGGGAGACCGGTTCGCGATGATCGCGAAGACCCATCACTGCATGATCGACGGCATCTCGGGGGCCGACATCACCGCCGTGCTCCTGGATGCGACGCCCGAGCCGCCGCACCTGGAGCCCCCGGCGTGGGCGCCCCGGCCCATGCCCGCGCCGGCCGAGCTGCTGGCCGAGGCGATCGTCGAGCGGATGACCGAGCCGGCCGAGATCCTGCGGGGGCTGCGCGCGACCGTGCGCGCTCCGCGGCGCGTGGTCCGGCAGGTGGCCGACGCGCTGGGCGGACTGGGGGCCCTGGCTTGGGCGGGGCTCAACCCAGCTCCCCCGACGCCGCTGAACGTCCCGATAGGACCCCACCGCCGCTATGAGTACGTCCGGGCGTCGCTCGCGGACTTCAAGACCATCAAGAACTCGCTGGGGGGGACCGTGAACGACGTCGTGCTCGGTGTCGTCTCGGGGGCCCTCCGGCGCTGGTTGATCCACCGCAACGTCGACGTGCGGGGTCTGGAGATGAAGGCGATGGTGCCCGTCTCGATCCGGGCCGATCACGAACGCGGGGCGCTCGGCAACCGGGTCTCCGCGATGATCGCCCCCCTGCCGGTCTACGAGCCGGACCCCGTACGCAGGCTGAACATCATCACCCAGCAGATGCAGGACCTGAAGGACTCGAAGCAGGTCGTGGGGGCCGACGTCATCACCCAGCTGTCGGGGTTCGCGCCGCCCACCATCCTCGGTCAGGCCGCCCGGCTGCAGGCGGCGCAGCGCTTCTTCAACCTGCTCGTCACCAACGTCCCGGGGCCACAGTTCCCCCTATACAGCGTGGGACGGGAGCTCCTCGACCTGTTCCCGATGGCGCCACTGGCTGCGAACCAGGCTCTCGGCGTGGCCGTGATGTCCTACAACGGCTCGATGGGCTTCGGCCTGATCGCCGACTACGACTCCATGGGAGACGTCGGCGTGATCGCGGAGGGCATCGAGAAGTCCATCGCCGAGCTGCTGGGCGAGGCCGAGCCGGCGCCCACGAACGGCAGCAGGCGGCCGCGGCGCCGGGAGACGATCGAGGTCAGGTCGCCCGGCTAG
- a CDS encoding cupredoxin domain-containing protein, with translation MTTCCERARPLAVLFAAAALLMGAAPAASGDSSVSARDNAFQPARSEVPAGTRIEWRNDGLNPHTVTAQSGAPASFDSGTIAARGTFSFTFETPGTYHFYCRFHGSPSAPPPDCGMCGTVVVTARVPGRTAPPSSRPVASPRAAAAPSPTRSPTPPPRATPETTLAPLTTPA, from the coding sequence TTGACGACCTGCTGTGAGCGGGCCCGCCCACTGGCGGTGCTCTTCGCGGCCGCGGCGCTGCTGATGGGCGCGGCTCCCGCTGCCAGCGGCGACTCCTCCGTGTCGGCCCGGGACAACGCCTTCCAGCCGGCGCGGTCTGAGGTCCCAGCCGGGACGCGCATCGAGTGGCGCAACGACGGGCTGAACCCTCACACGGTCACGGCCCAGTCGGGTGCCCCGGCGTCCTTCGACTCCGGGACGATCGCGGCCCGAGGCACCTTCTCCTTCACGTTCGAGACGCCGGGCACCTACCACTTCTACTGCCGGTTCCACGGGTCGCCGTCGGCGCCTCCTCCCGACTGCGGGATGTGCGGGACGGTCGTCGTAACCGCGCGCGTGCCCGGCCGGACCGCGCCGCCGTCGAGCCGACCGGTCGCCTCCCCGCGCGCGGCGGCGGCACCCTCGCCCACGCGTTCGCCCACGCCGCCGCCGAGGGCCACACCCGAGACGACCCTCGCCCCACTCACGACCCCTGCCC
- a CDS encoding PPOX class F420-dependent oxidoreductase: MDRSEMLALLSANTRGVMATTAADGSPHVVPMLYALDGETILSSGTEGRVRTRNLERDPRCTVTVFDEGNWFRWVTVKGMCEIRRANPVEENERLYAMITGHPPEDLAEYREAMVREQRIVYAISIERWYPSS, from the coding sequence ATGGACCGCTCCGAGATGCTCGCGCTGCTCTCCGCCAACACCCGTGGGGTGATGGCCACCACAGCCGCGGACGGGAGCCCGCACGTCGTTCCGATGCTCTACGCGCTGGACGGCGAGACGATCCTCTCGTCGGGCACCGAGGGCCGAGTCCGGACCCGCAACCTCGAACGCGACCCGCGTTGCACGGTCACCGTCTTCGACGAGGGCAACTGGTTCCGGTGGGTCACCGTGAAGGGCATGTGCGAGATCAGGCGCGCGAACCCGGTCGAGGAGAACGAGCGGCTCTACGCGATGATCACCGGGCACCCCCCGGAGGATCTGGCCGAGTACCGGGAGGCGATGGTCCGGGAGCAGCGGATCGTCTACGCGATCTCGATCGAGCGCTGGTACCCGTCGTCCTAG
- a CDS encoding P-II family nitrogen regulator translates to MKLVTAVVKPFKLDDVKDALKGVGVQGMTVTEIRGFGRQRGHTEVYRGAEYQVDFVPKVKVEVLVSDDLVDRVVETVLSSASTGKIGDGKVWVTAAEGVWRIRTGETGEDAL, encoded by the coding sequence ATGAAGCTCGTGACCGCGGTCGTGAAGCCGTTCAAGCTCGACGACGTCAAGGACGCCCTGAAGGGGGTCGGGGTGCAGGGGATGACCGTCACCGAGATCCGAGGGTTCGGCCGGCAACGCGGACATACGGAGGTGTACCGGGGAGCCGAGTACCAGGTCGATTTCGTCCCGAAGGTGAAGGTCGAGGTGCTCGTCTCCGACGACCTGGTGGACCGCGTCGTCGAGACGGTGCTGTCCAGCGCCTCGACCGGCAAGATCGGGGACGGCAAGGTGTGGGTGACCGCGGCGGAGGGCGTCTGGCGGATCCGGACCGGCGAGACCGGGGAGGATGCCCTCTAG